A region of Polyangiaceae bacterium DNA encodes the following proteins:
- a CDS encoding SlyX family protein: MTEIHLRAGASPHENECSARALSGTLRGVANPSSTGQVEARVVELEVRYTHQDRALAELSDVVYRQQQVIDQLERRLKLLEKRLVEVGEAPAPRDPKDEVPPHY, translated from the coding sequence ATGACCGAAATCCACCTCCGGGCGGGAGCGAGCCCGCACGAGAACGAGTGTAGCGCCCGAGCCCTCTCGGGTACACTTCGGGGCGTGGCAAACCCTTCGTCAACAGGCCAGGTGGAAGCCCGGGTCGTCGAGCTCGAGGTGCGGTACACCCACCAGGACCGCGCGCTCGCGGAGCTGAGCGACGTCGTGTACCGGCAGCAGCAGGTCATCGACCAGCTCGAGCGCAGGCTGAAGCTCCTGGAGAAGCGCCTGGTCGAGGTGGGTGAAGCGCCGGCGCCGCGGGATCCGAAGGACGAGGTGCCGCCGCATTATTGA
- a CDS encoding serine/threonine protein kinase, translated as MTADDSAPSFPERVGRYELLLPIGTGGMATVYLARVAVVGDVHREVALKLMHPFMQAEGRETTVSMVEEAKLAVRIRHPNVVPVVEVGDGPQGVFLVMEYVEGDTLSGLHRAVRAGGGMLPLPIAGRILVDALAGLHAAHELRNDDGELLELVHRDFSPQNILVGADGVSRLTDFGVAKAAGRVNVTSSGIIKGKVAYMAPEQALGKKVDRRCDVWAAGVVLWEVLAGQRLYREQDQVATLLKIVNEPPPRVGSVRPDLPKELDQLVADALTMDVEARIPSAAELRRRVVEAWKTVGGLADPNEVGEFVQATASTKIEARREQVSRVIKLRSSLAKLGAAAARAAADTGTPSVGTARAAAEETTSAISASSLRASQVEPAAEPPRARTAARALLALGGLAAAVAIGVVSWQLGKRQPSPSEPPAMAATAPASAATPQAEPAPAPAPAAATATPLSIEANAAIKSLKVNGKSIPIDTPARGVKLVLGSAERGDGLELEALAEDQRKASAKIAKDASTATLSFAEPKKAAPAAPPGKVVRDSNKPAELPGLAPTPY; from the coding sequence ATGACCGCTGACGACTCTGCGCCGTCCTTCCCGGAGCGCGTGGGTCGTTACGAGCTGCTGCTCCCCATCGGCACCGGGGGCATGGCGACGGTCTACCTGGCGCGCGTCGCGGTGGTCGGGGACGTCCACCGCGAGGTGGCGCTGAAGCTGATGCATCCGTTCATGCAGGCGGAGGGCCGAGAGACCACCGTGTCGATGGTGGAGGAGGCGAAGCTCGCCGTGCGCATCCGCCACCCGAACGTGGTGCCGGTGGTCGAGGTCGGCGACGGACCGCAGGGCGTGTTCCTGGTGATGGAGTACGTGGAGGGGGACACGCTCAGCGGTCTGCACCGCGCGGTGCGCGCGGGTGGCGGGATGCTGCCCCTGCCCATCGCGGGGCGCATCCTGGTCGACGCACTTGCAGGCTTGCACGCCGCTCACGAGCTCAGGAACGACGACGGCGAGCTGCTCGAGCTAGTGCACCGCGACTTCAGCCCGCAGAACATCCTGGTCGGCGCGGACGGCGTCAGCCGCCTGACCGACTTCGGCGTGGCCAAGGCCGCCGGACGGGTCAACGTCACGAGCTCCGGCATCATCAAGGGCAAGGTGGCCTACATGGCGCCGGAGCAGGCCCTGGGGAAGAAGGTCGATCGGCGCTGCGACGTCTGGGCCGCCGGCGTGGTGCTCTGGGAGGTCCTGGCGGGGCAGCGCCTGTACCGGGAGCAGGATCAGGTCGCGACCCTGCTCAAGATCGTGAACGAGCCGCCGCCGCGCGTCGGGAGCGTCCGGCCGGACCTCCCGAAGGAGCTCGATCAGCTGGTCGCGGACGCTTTGACCATGGACGTCGAGGCGCGCATTCCGAGCGCCGCCGAGCTGCGCAGGCGCGTCGTCGAGGCGTGGAAGACCGTGGGCGGGCTGGCCGACCCGAACGAGGTCGGCGAGTTCGTCCAAGCGACCGCCAGCACCAAGATCGAGGCGCGGCGCGAGCAGGTGAGCCGGGTGATCAAGCTCCGGAGCAGCCTGGCCAAGCTGGGCGCCGCTGCGGCTCGGGCGGCAGCGGACACGGGCACGCCCAGCGTCGGCACGGCCCGCGCCGCTGCCGAAGAGACCACCAGCGCCATCTCGGCCTCGAGCCTGCGCGCGAGCCAGGTCGAACCGGCGGCGGAGCCACCCCGGGCTCGCACCGCCGCTCGAGCGCTGCTCGCGCTCGGCGGCCTCGCCGCGGCTGTCGCCATCGGCGTGGTGTCGTGGCAGCTCGGAAAGCGGCAGCCTTCCCCGAGCGAACCTCCCGCCATGGCGGCGACGGCACCCGCGAGCGCAGCGACGCCGCAGGCGGAGCCCGCTCCCGCCCCTGCCCCCGCCGCCGCCACGGCTACTCCGCTGAGCATCGAGGCCAACGCCGCCATCAAGAGCTTGAAGGTCAACGGCAAGAGCATCCCGATCGACACACCAGCGCGCGGAGTGAAGCTCGTGCTCGGGAGCGCGGAGCGGGGCGACGGCCTGGAGCTCGAGGCCTTGGCGGAAGACCAGCGGAAGGCCAGCGCCAAGATCGCAAAGGACGCGAGCACCGCCACCCTGAGCTTCGCGGAACCCAAGAAAGCGGCCCCGGCTGCACCCCCGGGCAAAGTCGTGAGAGACTCGAACAAGCCCGCGGAGCTCCCCGGGCTCGCGCCAACGCCCTATTAG
- a CDS encoding NAD-dependent epimerase/dehydratase family protein: MKSVLVTGGCGFLGSSIVRALSARGVRVRVLALGNEPTDNLRGLDVEVVRGNVLDREACERAVAGQDTVFHAAAIYKAWAPDPSDMYRVNMSGTFNMLEAARRAGVARVIYTASIVSLGRPPVGGLADETTTYEAWDLDFPYSRSKYHSRELAEDFARWGLDVRVVCPGVVLGPGDITPTPSGKLIINTLQGGPPVYMDAGASYVDVRDAAEVHVLAAEKGRAGQRYVATAHNLTALEFMQAVDDAVGRSRRYVKIPSGLARGVVKAMEVAARRTGKEPLLTRSFFEYSTRPCFFSAKRSERELGATYRPLRETLTDAIAYFRERGLLG, translated from the coding sequence ATGAAATCGGTTTTGGTCACCGGAGGCTGCGGCTTCCTCGGCAGCTCCATCGTGCGCGCGCTCAGCGCGCGAGGCGTGCGCGTGCGCGTGCTCGCCCTCGGCAACGAGCCCACCGACAACCTCCGCGGGCTCGACGTCGAGGTGGTGCGAGGCAACGTGCTGGACCGCGAGGCCTGCGAGCGGGCGGTGGCGGGACAGGACACGGTGTTCCACGCCGCCGCCATCTACAAAGCCTGGGCGCCGGACCCCTCCGACATGTACCGGGTCAACATGAGCGGCACCTTCAACATGCTGGAGGCCGCGCGACGCGCGGGGGTCGCCCGCGTGATCTACACCGCCAGCATCGTGTCGCTCGGCCGACCGCCCGTCGGTGGCCTGGCCGACGAGACCACGACGTACGAGGCCTGGGACCTCGACTTCCCCTACAGCCGCTCGAAGTACCACAGCCGGGAGCTCGCCGAAGATTTCGCGCGCTGGGGCCTCGACGTGCGGGTCGTGTGCCCGGGCGTGGTGCTGGGCCCCGGCGACATCACGCCGACCCCGAGCGGCAAGCTCATCATCAACACGCTGCAAGGTGGCCCGCCGGTCTACATGGACGCCGGCGCCAGCTACGTGGACGTGCGCGACGCCGCGGAGGTACACGTGCTCGCCGCGGAGAAGGGGCGCGCCGGGCAGCGCTACGTCGCCACCGCGCACAACCTCACCGCGCTGGAGTTCATGCAGGCCGTGGACGACGCGGTCGGGCGTTCGCGCCGCTACGTGAAGATCCCCTCCGGCCTGGCCCGCGGCGTCGTGAAGGCGATGGAGGTGGCGGCGCGCCGCACCGGCAAGGAGCCGCTCCTGACGCGGAGCTTCTTCGAGTACAGCACGCGCCCCTGCTTCTTCTCGGCCAAGCGCTCGGAGCGTGAGCTCGGCGCCACCTACCGTCCGCTCCGCGAGACGCTGACGGACGCGATCGCGTATTTCCGAGAGCGCGGGTTGCTCGGTTGA
- a CDS encoding PEGA domain-containing protein, with product MADLNSSPSNEKPSLDVLFPDLKKSDTALPAPRFMAPATAAASLLKGAPPSARVVPPPPSLRKPPPSVKPPPPSARGAHVAPPEELDVEELLATSPEASPAPLEPIRPVDDDYVDEGPTVAMQSPMLAPVTSRPALSAPRPALPTPPPSRRAAPPPSAAKLPPLPSAPSSGKHSAPVAAKPSTPSATKLPPVPLPPPSLRNVAPPSKPMEMESAPALPPVYTDEEEQPVVHAPVSSRASRASAAASLAAGSGPVRAYVPPSAPPPASRPVAPQETVPASRAHSLMPTAASVPPPAVAPAKKSRAGLWAVAAVASLGVFGALGFAAVKGSSALGLGSAGTGSVAVTASGPGGAKIDGLRVFVDGVVKCESAPCRLTNLGAGTHFVSADAPGFAATAARAVAVERGAEAALHIDLVPANAASAPAPEQKAEAKATSLDDLAPVQAAAPAPASESRARAPEKKDAKKPEATKAEAKLDAKKAIAEEATGGGTLNINSIPVASVVLDGRPVGSTPLVGLKVSAGPHSVVFIHPEHGRKASGTTVKAGGTATVAVRF from the coding sequence ATGGCCGACCTCAATTCGTCACCTTCGAACGAGAAACCGAGCCTCGACGTTCTTTTTCCGGACCTGAAGAAGTCCGACACGGCACTGCCGGCGCCGCGCTTCATGGCACCGGCGACAGCGGCGGCCAGCCTGCTCAAAGGTGCGCCGCCGTCGGCGCGTGTGGTTCCCCCTCCGCCCAGCTTGCGAAAGCCACCGCCGAGCGTGAAGCCGCCGCCGCCCAGCGCGCGCGGCGCGCACGTCGCGCCGCCGGAGGAGCTCGACGTCGAGGAGCTACTCGCGACTTCGCCGGAGGCCTCGCCGGCACCGCTCGAGCCCATCCGCCCGGTGGACGACGACTACGTGGACGAGGGACCGACCGTCGCCATGCAGTCGCCGATGCTCGCGCCGGTCACGTCGCGCCCGGCGCTCTCGGCGCCGCGTCCCGCGCTCCCGACGCCTCCGCCGAGCCGGCGCGCCGCGCCGCCGCCGAGCGCAGCGAAGCTCCCGCCGCTGCCCTCCGCGCCGAGCTCTGGCAAGCACTCCGCGCCCGTCGCGGCAAAGCCCTCGACCCCGAGCGCCACGAAGCTCCCGCCGGTGCCGCTCCCTCCGCCCTCGCTGCGCAACGTCGCGCCGCCGAGCAAGCCCATGGAGATGGAGAGCGCGCCCGCGCTCCCTCCCGTGTACACGGATGAAGAAGAGCAGCCCGTCGTGCATGCGCCCGTCAGCTCCAGGGCGTCTCGTGCATCGGCGGCTGCCAGCCTGGCCGCGGGCTCGGGTCCCGTCCGCGCGTACGTGCCGCCGAGCGCGCCGCCGCCGGCGTCACGTCCGGTCGCTCCCCAGGAGACCGTCCCCGCGAGCCGCGCGCACAGCTTGATGCCCACCGCCGCGAGCGTGCCTCCGCCTGCGGTCGCACCAGCGAAGAAGAGCCGCGCGGGCCTCTGGGCCGTAGCGGCCGTGGCGTCGCTCGGCGTGTTCGGCGCGCTCGGCTTCGCCGCGGTCAAGGGCAGCTCCGCGCTGGGCCTCGGCTCGGCCGGCACCGGCAGCGTCGCCGTCACGGCCTCGGGTCCCGGAGGGGCGAAGATCGACGGCTTGCGCGTGTTCGTCGACGGTGTGGTCAAGTGCGAGAGCGCTCCCTGCCGGCTCACCAACCTCGGCGCGGGGACGCACTTCGTGAGCGCCGACGCCCCCGGCTTCGCGGCGACCGCGGCGCGCGCCGTCGCCGTCGAGCGCGGCGCCGAAGCCGCGCTGCACATCGACCTGGTGCCCGCCAACGCCGCGAGCGCGCCGGCCCCCGAGCAGAAGGCCGAGGCGAAGGCCACGTCGCTGGACGACCTGGCGCCGGTGCAGGCGGCGGCGCCCGCTCCCGCCAGCGAGAGCCGCGCGCGCGCGCCCGAGAAGAAGGACGCGAAGAAGCCCGAGGCGACCAAGGCCGAGGCGAAGCTGGACGCCAAGAAGGCCATCGCCGAAGAGGCGACGGGCGGCGGGACGCTGAACATCAACTCGATCCCGGTGGCGAGCGTCGTGCTCGACGGCCGCCCGGTGGGCTCCACGCCGCTGGTCGGGCTCAAGGTCAGCGCCGGACCGCACTCGGTGGTGTTCATCCACCCCGAGCACGGCCGCAAGGCGTCGGGCACCACGGTCAAGGCCGGCGGGACCGCGACGGTCGCCGTTCGCTTCTGA
- a CDS encoding transglycosylase SLT domain-containing protein, producing the protein MLRPLAIIVSAILLSRPELARDEAERFAKIVQDEAKTRGFDPLTMVAIVHSESGWHPDVIAPNREDYGLGQIRARFVGACKNDADPRDDPSPECRAVKQSLLDAETNLRTMGQLISDNRKLCLDKAKSAALPRWLASYQGLNFPKQKRWCVPGEKTWRVIKYRERLLREAGKPKPPAKR; encoded by the coding sequence ATGCTCCGCCCGCTCGCCATCATCGTTTCGGCCATCTTGCTCTCGCGCCCGGAGCTCGCGCGGGACGAGGCGGAGCGCTTCGCGAAGATCGTGCAAGACGAGGCGAAGACCCGCGGCTTCGACCCGCTCACCATGGTGGCCATCGTCCACAGCGAGAGCGGCTGGCACCCCGACGTCATCGCGCCGAATCGTGAGGACTACGGGCTCGGGCAAATCCGCGCGCGCTTCGTGGGCGCGTGCAAGAACGACGCGGATCCGCGCGACGACCCGAGCCCCGAGTGCCGCGCCGTGAAGCAGTCGCTGCTCGACGCCGAGACGAACCTACGCACCATGGGGCAGCTCATCAGCGACAACAGGAAGCTGTGCCTGGACAAGGCCAAGAGCGCGGCCTTGCCCCGTTGGCTCGCGAGCTACCAGGGTCTGAATTTCCCGAAGCAGAAGCGCTGGTGCGTGCCCGGAGAGAAGACCTGGCGCGTGATCAAGTACCGCGAGCGGCTGCTGCGCGAGGCCGGCAAGCCGAAGCCGCCGGCCAAGCGCTGA